One Apis cerana isolate GH-2021 linkage group LG16, AcerK_1.0, whole genome shotgun sequence DNA segment encodes these proteins:
- the LOC108000262 gene encoding guanine nucleotide-binding protein-like 3 homolog, whose protein sequence is MAKFCLKKPSKRMPARKRYKIEKKVREHNRKLRKEAKKRPKNKPKIIEVPNQCPFKEDILKEVEAMRKQHEEEKQKQREAARQKKQEELAKTGLQGLVSAAENKQQQHQQMEIDTPHEKIKDALTKEENSLKAYYKEFKKVLDAADVILEVVDARDPLGTRCKQVEEAVQSAKGNKRLVIVLNKADLVPRENLDQWLKYLRSSLPAVAFKASTQDQAKRLGRRKLGKKTEKMIQSGTCFGAELLLSLLANYCRNVGNVKTSIRVGIVGLPNVGKSSVINSLKRSRACNVGSTPGVTKTMQAVQLDSKIKLLDSPGIVFANPGDNSDESSVALKNAVKIQSLKDPYTPATAILKRVSKPQIMEMYNITEYSTPDEFFALKATRMGKFRKGGIPDTIAAARSILEDWNSGKIRYYTVPPEQPECHVSAEIVSQISKEFDIESFAAQEKMMLDNFEESSKKQTIDSLLIESSGPVLSAMEVELQKQAQIKIQNKQKKQMEKSKKKMDETKKKKTDPLFEIEGNQKLNKMNKLQFKKEKKERARREKAATKLAGQLEEFNISASDDYDFNTDFVEK, encoded by the exons atggcgaaattttgtttaa agaaACCGAGCAAACGAATGCCAGCTCGAAAAAGgtataaaattgagaaaaaagttCGAGAACACAATAGGAAGTTAAGAAAAGAAGCAAAGAAACGTcctaaaa ACAAaccaaaaataattgaagttcCAAATCAATGTCCTTTTAAAGAAGATATTCTTAAAGAAGTAGAAGCTATGAGAAAACAACACGAAGAAGAGAAACAAAAGCAACGTGAAGCTGCACGTCAAAAAAAGCAAGAAGAACTTGCTAAAACAGGTCTGCAAGGATTAGTTTCAGCTGCAGAGAATAAACAACAGCAACATCAACAGATGGAAATAGATACAccacatgaaaaaataaaagatgctTTAACTAAAgaggaaaattcattaaaagcaTATTacaaagaattcaaaaaagtTTTAGATGCAGCTGACGTTATTCTTGAAGTTGTTGATGCTAGAGATCCTTTAGGAACTAGATGTAAAcag GTTGAAGAAGCTGTACAATCTgcaaaaggaaataaaagattggtaatagttttaaataaagcaGATTTAGTACCCAGAGAAAATTTAGATCAATGGTTAAAGTACTTGCGTAGTAGTTTACCAGCCGTAGCATTTAAAGCTTCCACTCAAGATCAAGCTAAGAGATTGGGTAgaagaaaattaggaaaaaaaactgaaaagaTGATACAAAGTGGAACCTGTTTTGGTGCTGAATTATTGTTGTCGCTGTTAGCAAATTATTGTAGAAATGTTGGTAATGTTAAAACTAGCATTAGAGTTGGAATTGTTGGACTTCCAAATGTTGGCAAATCAAgcgttattaattctttaaaacgtAGTAGAGCATGTAATGTGGGCAGTACTCCAG gaGTAACAAAAACTATGCAAGCAGTGCAATTAgactctaaaataaaattattagattctcCAGGTATAGTTTTTGCTAATCCTGGAGATAATTCAGATGAATCTTCAGTAGCTTTAAAAAATGCAGTAAAAATTCAATCCCTAAAAGATCCATACACACCTGCAACTGCTATTTTGAAAAGAGTTTCTAAACCGCAAATAAtggaaatgtataatataacagAATATTCAACACCTGATGaattttttgctttaaaaGCTACCAGAATGGGAAAATTCAGAAAAGGTGGAATACCTGATACAATAGCAGCAGCTCGCAGTATTTTGGAAGATTGGAACTCTGGAAAAATTag ATATTATACTGTTCCTCCAGAACAACCGGAATGTCACGTATCTGCAGAAATAGTTAGCCAAATTAGTAAAGAATTCGATATTGAAAGTTTTGCTGCACAAGAAAAAATGATGCTTGATAATTTCGAAGAATCTTCAAAGAAACAGACCATTGATTCGTTATTAATTGAAAGTTCTGGACCAGTTCTATCTGCTATGGAGGTTGAATTGCAAAAGCAAGCA caaaTTAAAATCCAGAATAAACAGAAAAAACAAATGGAAaagtcaaaaaagaaaatggatgaaacaaaaaaaaagaaaacagatccactttttgaaattgaaggtaatcagaaattaaataaaatgaataaattgcaatttaaaaaagaaaaaaaagaacgagctAGAAGAG aaaaagcaGCTACCAAATTGGCGGGTCAACTCGAAGAATTCAACATCTCAGCATCTGatgattatgattttaatacagATTTtgtagagaaataa